A part of Streptococcus porcinus genomic DNA contains:
- a CDS encoding HAMP domain-containing sensor histidine kinase — protein sequence MKNRKVRKYKRSLPKRLSSLFFVLFFCIFSAFTMIAYYSTDYFLVKKETQAITHTSDLVRVRLSKVNSNFSFDNLANVLYTNHKANLKIASEKGLELIRSRRDLTNILDTKQEIYIYNTDKKMIFTTDESEFSYDLVGPLNKVFKDEVEGEYRGFSLIKKVYSNRSGKLVGYVQIYQDLEDYYVIRARLLLWLIFVELFGTSLAYVIIYISTRKFLEPLNNLHDVMRNISENPNNLNLRSRIRSGDEIEELSGIFDTMLDKVESYTKLQSRFISDVSHELRTPVAIIKGHIGLLQRWGKEDEEILEESLSATAHEADRMAIMINDMLDMIRVQGSFEGHQNDTTVLEASIETVIGNFRVLREDFVFNWEPRTKETLACIYKNHFEQALMILIDNAIKYSRIEKKISLELETDGKQAIVKVSDRGEGISNEDIKHIFERFYRSDKSRNRTSTQAGLGIGLSILEQIVEGYDLKMEVKSELNKGSTFIIYIPLAD from the coding sequence ATGAAAAATCGGAAAGTAAGAAAATATAAAAGATCATTACCTAAACGCTTGTCTAGCTTATTCTTTGTTTTGTTTTTCTGTATTTTTTCTGCATTTACAATGATTGCTTACTATTCTACTGATTATTTTTTAGTAAAAAAAGAAACCCAAGCAATCACTCATACCAGTGATTTAGTTAGAGTTCGTCTGTCCAAGGTGAACTCTAATTTTTCATTTGATAATTTAGCAAATGTACTCTATACAAATCATAAAGCAAATCTAAAGATTGCATCTGAAAAAGGCCTTGAACTGATTCGAAGTCGTCGTGACTTGACAAATATTTTAGATACCAAACAAGAAATTTACATCTATAATACAGATAAAAAAATGATTTTCACGACTGATGAATCTGAATTTTCCTATGACTTAGTTGGTCCACTGAACAAAGTTTTTAAAGATGAAGTTGAAGGCGAGTATCGAGGCTTCTCTCTCATCAAGAAGGTTTACTCGAACCGCAGTGGCAAACTAGTCGGTTACGTTCAAATTTATCAAGATTTAGAAGACTATTATGTTATTAGGGCTCGCTTGCTCTTATGGTTGATTTTTGTAGAATTATTTGGCACTAGTCTGGCGTATGTCATTATTTATATTTCAACTCGGAAATTCCTTGAACCTTTAAACAATCTTCATGATGTTATGCGAAATATTTCTGAAAATCCAAATAATCTAAATCTAAGATCGCGGATTAGGTCTGGAGATGAAATTGAAGAATTATCAGGAATCTTTGATACCATGTTAGATAAAGTTGAAAGTTATACTAAGCTACAGTCTCGGTTTATCAGTGATGTAAGCCACGAGCTTCGTACTCCCGTTGCTATTATTAAAGGCCATATTGGACTGTTGCAACGTTGGGGCAAGGAAGACGAAGAGATTTTAGAGGAGAGTCTTTCAGCAACGGCGCATGAAGCGGATCGTATGGCAATTATGATTAATGATATGTTAGATATGATACGAGTTCAAGGAAGTTTTGAGGGTCATCAAAACGATACAACGGTTTTAGAGGCTTCAATTGAAACCGTTATTGGGAATTTTCGTGTCCTGAGAGAAGATTTTGTTTTTAATTGGGAACCAAGAACAAAAGAGACCCTTGCTTGTATCTATAAAAATCATTTCGAACAGGCTCTAATGATTCTGATTGATAATGCCATTAAGTATTCTCGAATCGAAAAGAAGATTTCTCTTGAGTTAGAGACAGATGGTAAACAAGCTATTGTAAAAGTTTCTGACCGAGGTGAAGGAATCTCTAATGAAGATATTAAACATATTTTTGAACGTTTTTATCGTAGCGATAAATCTAGAAATCGGACCAGTACTCAAGCTGGTTTAGGTATCGGCTTATCAATTCTAGAACAAATTGTAGAAGGTTACGATTTGAAGATGGAAGTTAAGAGTGAACTGAATAAAGGCTCAACCTTTATCATTTATATACCACTAGCAGACTAA
- the covR gene encoding two-component system response regulator CovR/CsrR, giving the protein MTKKILIVEDEKNLARFVSLELQHEGYEVTVEVNGREGLETALEKDFDLILLDLMLPEMDGFEVTRRLQTEKTTYIMMMTARDSIMDVVAGLDRGADDYIVKPFAIEELLARIRAIFRRQDIETEKKAPNQGVYRDLVLNPQNRSVNRGDDEISLTKREYDLLNILMTNMNRVMTREELLSNVWKYDEAVETNVVDVYIRYLRGKIDMPGRESYIQTVRGMGYVIREK; this is encoded by the coding sequence ATGACAAAGAAAATTCTAATTGTCGAAGATGAAAAAAATCTCGCACGGTTTGTCTCACTTGAACTTCAACATGAAGGTTACGAGGTGACAGTAGAAGTAAACGGGCGTGAAGGCCTAGAAACAGCATTAGAAAAAGATTTTGATTTAATTTTACTAGATTTAATGCTTCCAGAAATGGACGGTTTTGAGGTTACTCGTCGTCTTCAAACAGAGAAAACTACCTATATCATGATGATGACTGCGCGTGATTCTATTATGGACGTTGTGGCAGGTCTCGATCGCGGTGCAGATGATTATATTGTCAAACCATTCGCTATTGAAGAGTTGTTAGCACGTATTCGGGCAATTTTCCGTCGTCAAGATATTGAAACTGAAAAGAAAGCACCTAATCAAGGTGTTTATCGCGATCTTGTTTTGAACCCTCAAAATAGATCCGTGAACCGTGGTGATGATGAAATTTCACTAACAAAACGTGAGTATGATCTCTTGAATATTCTTATGACAAATATGAACCGTGTTATGACTCGAGAAGAGTTGCTTTCTAATGTTTGGAAATATGATGAAGCTGTTGAAACAAATGTTGTGGATGTTTACATTCGTTATCTTCGTGGTAAAATTGACATGCCTGGTCGTGAATCTTATATCCAGACTGTTCGTGGCATGGGTTATGTTATCCGCGAAAAATAG
- a CDS encoding YceD family protein gives MLNISEIKKKQEPISFDHYLEIKKSLIERDPSIIDIKDVHVVGTVSYDDGLYHLNYQLSYSLTLPSSRSMEPVERLETQSIQEFFAEEGAVKDMGDKIDESLVLILEGDSIDLEVSAIDNILLSIPLQILTDKELESDEMPSGNDWEVLTEDQFRALQAEKKKGNNPFASLDGLFDE, from the coding sequence ATGTTAAACATTTCAGAAATCAAGAAAAAACAAGAACCAATTTCATTTGACCACTATTTGGAGATAAAGAAAAGTCTCATAGAACGTGATCCATCGATTATTGATATCAAGGATGTTCACGTTGTTGGCACAGTCAGCTATGATGATGGTCTTTACCATTTAAATTATCAATTAAGCTATTCATTAACTTTACCTTCTAGTCGTTCCATGGAACCAGTTGAAAGATTAGAAACCCAGTCTATACAGGAATTTTTCGCAGAAGAAGGAGCTGTTAAAGACATGGGGGATAAGATTGACGAAAGCCTAGTGTTGATTTTAGAAGGTGATAGCATTGATTTAGAAGTGAGTGCTATTGATAACATATTATTATCGATTCCATTACAAATCTTAACTGACAAAGAATTAGAATCAGATGAAATGCCTTCTGGTAATGATTGGGAAGTTTTAACAGAGGATCAGTTTCGAGCTTTACAGGCTGAAAAGAAAAAAGGGAACAATCCTTTTGCAAGTTTAGATGGCTTGTTTGATGAATAA
- the htpX gene encoding zinc metalloprotease HtpX, translating to MLYQQISHNKRRTVILIIAFFFLLTAIGAAAGYLLVRSYQLGIVIALIVGSIYAFSMIFQSIAVVMSMNNAREITVDEAPDFFHIVEDMAMVAQIPMPKVYIIDDPSLNAFATGSSPQNAAVAATSGLLQVMNREELEGVIGHEISHIRNYDIRISTIAVALASAIALISSIGSHMMWYGGGSRSRDDDRDDSALGIFLLLFSFLSLILAPIVASLVQLAISRQREYLADASSVELTRNPEGMIKALQKLQDSQPLSSPIDSASAALYINEPRKKEDVSNLFSTHPPIKDRIERLRHM from the coding sequence ATGCTCTATCAACAAATTTCTCATAATAAGCGACGTACAGTTATTCTCATTATCGCCTTTTTCTTCCTATTAACAGCAATAGGTGCTGCGGCAGGCTATTTATTGGTTAGGTCATATCAGTTGGGCATAGTTATCGCGCTGATTGTTGGCTCTATTTATGCTTTTAGTATGATTTTTCAATCCATAGCTGTAGTTATGAGTATGAATAATGCAAGGGAAATTACGGTTGATGAGGCTCCTGACTTTTTTCACATTGTTGAGGATATGGCAATGGTTGCCCAGATACCGATGCCAAAGGTTTACATTATCGATGACCCTTCTTTAAATGCTTTTGCTACAGGATCAAGTCCTCAAAATGCAGCAGTAGCTGCAACAAGTGGTTTGTTGCAAGTTATGAATCGCGAGGAATTAGAGGGAGTTATTGGGCATGAAATTAGTCACATCCGTAACTACGATATTCGAATTTCAACAATTGCAGTTGCTTTAGCAAGTGCAATTGCTCTAATTTCCAGCATTGGTAGCCATATGATGTGGTATGGAGGTGGCAGTAGAAGTCGTGATGATGACCGAGATGATAGTGCTTTAGGAATATTTCTGTTACTCTTTTCCTTTTTGTCACTGATTTTGGCCCCAATAGTAGCTTCACTTGTCCAATTGGCCATTTCTAGACAGAGGGAATACCTAGCTGATGCAAGTTCAGTTGAATTAACACGTAATCCTGAAGGCATGATTAAAGCTTTGCAAAAATTACAAGATTCTCAACCATTATCTAGCCCCATAGATAGTGCGAGTGCGGCCCTCTACATTAATGAACCACGTAAAAAAGAAGATGTTTCGAATTTATTCAGTACACATCCTCCTATCAAAGATCGAATTGAGCGATTGCGTCATATGTGA
- a CDS encoding LemA family protein → MTLVIILVLIALLALWLMSSYNSLVKSRMHTKEAWSQIDVQLKRRNDLIPNLIETVKGYAAYEEKTFQKITELRSQVAHASTPAATMEASNELTKQMASLIAVAENYPDLKANTNFLKLQDELTNTENKISYSRQLFNTTTSNYNMKLETFPSNIVAKMFGFKPSEFLQTPDEEKAVPKVEFNF, encoded by the coding sequence ATGACACTTGTAATCATTTTAGTCCTTATAGCACTCTTAGCTCTTTGGTTAATGTCTAGCTATAATAGTCTTGTTAAAAGCAGGATGCATACCAAGGAAGCTTGGAGCCAAATTGATGTTCAATTAAAAAGAAGGAATGACTTAATTCCTAACTTGATTGAAACCGTGAAAGGCTACGCTGCTTATGAAGAAAAAACCTTCCAGAAAATCACAGAACTTCGTTCACAAGTTGCTCATGCTTCAACGCCAGCAGCAACTATGGAAGCTTCAAATGAACTAACTAAACAAATGGCGAGCTTGATAGCAGTAGCTGAAAACTATCCAGATTTAAAGGCCAATACTAATTTCTTGAAGTTGCAAGATGAATTGACTAATACTGAAAATAAAATTTCTTACTCACGTCAATTGTTTAATACAACAACATCTAATTACAATATGAAATTAGAAACTTTTCCAAGCAATATCGTAGCGAAAATGTTTGGGTTTAAACCAAGTGAATTTTTACAAACACCTGATGAAGAAAAAGCAGTTCCAAAAGTGGAATTTAATTTCTAA
- the rsmG gene encoding 16S rRNA (guanine(527)-N(7))-methyltransferase RsmG, with protein sequence MTPEEFYQTLAKYGYDLTQKQKDQFNTYFNTLIEWNQKINLTAITEKNDVYLKHFYDSIAPILQGYIPNQPIQLLDIGAGAGFPSLPMKIVFPQLQVTIIDSLNKRITFLAHLTQELGLDGVAFYHGRAEDFGQDKDFRSKYDLVTARAVARMQILSELTIPFLKVGGQLIALKAQAADQELNDARKALHLLFSQVVSNHHYQLPNGDDRYMTIVEKKKETPNKYPRKAGIPNKKPL encoded by the coding sequence ATGACCCCAGAAGAATTTTACCAAACTTTAGCAAAGTATGGATATGACCTAACCCAAAAACAAAAAGATCAGTTTAATACCTATTTTAACACCCTAATTGAGTGGAACCAAAAGATTAATTTAACAGCAATTACTGAAAAAAATGATGTCTACCTAAAACATTTCTATGATTCTATTGCTCCTATCTTGCAAGGTTATATCCCTAATCAGCCCATTCAACTTCTAGATATCGGCGCTGGAGCAGGCTTTCCAAGCCTTCCAATGAAAATTGTCTTTCCACAACTGCAAGTAACTATCATCGACTCTTTAAACAAGCGGATTACCTTCTTAGCACATTTAACTCAGGAACTAGGCTTAGATGGAGTAGCTTTTTATCATGGCAGAGCAGAAGACTTTGGTCAAGATAAGGACTTTCGCTCTAAATATGACTTAGTTACAGCACGTGCCGTAGCCAGAATGCAAATTCTGTCAGAATTAACAATCCCTTTCCTAAAAGTTGGAGGACAACTCATCGCCCTCAAAGCACAAGCTGCTGACCAAGAGTTAAATGATGCCCGCAAGGCACTTCACCTTCTCTTTTCACAAGTAGTTAGCAACCACCATTATCAATTACCAAATGGTGACGATCGGTATATGACCATTGTTGAAAAGAAAAAAGAAACACCTAATAAATACCCACGTAAAGCTGGGATACCAAATAAAAAGCCACTTTAA
- the ktrB gene encoding potassium uptake transporter channel subunit KtrB, which translates to MRLPPIRTWTVTQKLTLSFASVILIGSTLLSSPLTHSPSAHQATFLDHLFNVVSMVCVTGLSVIPVSEAYNGLGQTIVICLMQIGGLGLVSFIAFSTFALKRKMDLSGHTLLQSALNRKDSKNLKDFLFFAYKITFIIEMLACAIIAIEFVPRFGWKDGLFNSLFLAVSAFCNAGFDNLGSSSLKDFVLNPTINFVVSALIIFGGIGFAVWHDIMENLRRYFVEKPKCHGLFYRKLSNQTRLVLQTTGIILVLGTLLTWFLEKDNPKTIANYTFIEQMMVSFFQTVTMRTAGFATLSYLDTLAPTNFLYMIQMVIGGAPGGTAGGIKVTTVAITILLLKAELSGQSQVTFQNRIITSRTVKQTMSVLIFFMSVFIIGYTLLLSVEPTLDPVALLFEAVSAIDTVGVTMDITPKLSTPGRVIIMFLMFIGRVGPITFLLSLIQRKEKTIRYATTDILVG; encoded by the coding sequence ATGAGACTACCACCTATCAGAACTTGGACGGTCACACAAAAATTGACCCTAAGTTTTGCTTCTGTTATTCTAATCGGCAGCACCCTGCTGTCTTCGCCTTTGACACACTCCCCAAGTGCCCATCAAGCTACTTTTTTAGATCATCTTTTCAATGTTGTATCTATGGTGTGCGTAACAGGCCTATCAGTCATACCTGTTTCCGAAGCTTATAACGGCTTAGGTCAAACGATTGTTATTTGTCTCATGCAAATTGGAGGACTTGGACTAGTAAGTTTTATTGCTTTTAGTACCTTTGCTTTAAAGCGTAAAATGGATTTGTCTGGCCACACCTTACTGCAGTCTGCCTTAAATCGAAAAGATAGTAAAAACTTAAAAGATTTTCTTTTCTTTGCTTATAAGATTACCTTTATCATCGAAATGCTTGCATGTGCAATTATCGCAATTGAATTTGTTCCTCGTTTTGGTTGGAAAGATGGTCTATTTAATAGTTTGTTTTTAGCCGTCTCTGCTTTTTGCAACGCTGGTTTTGATAATTTGGGGAGCTCTAGCCTAAAAGATTTTGTTCTCAATCCAACAATTAATTTTGTTGTCTCTGCTCTAATCATTTTTGGAGGAATTGGTTTTGCCGTCTGGCACGATATCATGGAAAACTTGAGACGCTATTTTGTTGAAAAACCAAAATGTCATGGTTTGTTTTACCGAAAACTATCCAATCAAACTAGACTAGTACTCCAAACAACTGGCATTATCTTAGTCTTAGGAACTTTATTAACCTGGTTTTTGGAAAAAGATAATCCTAAAACAATTGCTAATTACACCTTCATAGAACAAATGATGGTTAGCTTTTTTCAAACCGTAACAATGCGAACCGCTGGTTTTGCTACTTTATCCTACCTAGACACGTTAGCACCAACAAATTTTCTTTACATGATTCAAATGGTTATTGGTGGGGCTCCCGGGGGAACTGCTGGAGGTATTAAAGTAACAACTGTAGCCATTACTATTTTACTTTTAAAAGCAGAGCTTTCCGGACAATCCCAAGTAACATTCCAAAATCGGATTATCACTAGTCGAACTGTTAAACAAACAATGTCTGTTTTAATCTTCTTTATGTCAGTATTTATCATTGGCTATACCCTTCTACTCAGCGTAGAACCTACCTTAGATCCTGTCGCTCTACTCTTTGAAGCAGTTTCAGCAATTGATACCGTTGGAGTTACAATGGATATTACTCCAAAATTATCTACACCAGGCAGGGTCATCATTATGTTCTTAATGTTTATTGGACGTGTGGGGCCAATTACTTTCTTACTGAGCTTAATTCAAAGAAAAGAAAAAACAATCCGATATGCAACCACAGATATTTTAGTAGGATAG
- the ktrA gene encoding potassium uptake transporter gating subunit KtrA: MKRKTIGVLGLGIFGRTVARQLSQFDQDVIAIDKSEANVNEIGNLVTKAAVGDMTDNDFLLAVGIDQCDTVVIATGNNLEASVLAIMHCKKLEVPAIIAKAKNKIHEEVLYGIGATNVITPERDSGKRVASNILKCHIESIIYLEHGISMINFAIPESWVGKTLTELDVRQKYELNIIGTRHEKESSLDPNVNPTAPLEPNTILVAIANNHTFEKFDYLGYLK, from the coding sequence ATGAAACGTAAAACTATAGGCGTATTAGGTTTAGGTATTTTTGGTAGAACAGTAGCTAGACAGCTGAGTCAATTTGATCAAGACGTGATTGCTATTGATAAAAGTGAAGCCAATGTTAATGAAATTGGCAATCTTGTTACAAAGGCCGCTGTCGGTGATATGACCGATAATGATTTTTTATTAGCAGTTGGCATTGATCAATGTGACACTGTCGTTATTGCCACAGGAAATAATCTTGAAGCGTCAGTTCTAGCAATTATGCATTGTAAAAAACTTGAAGTCCCTGCTATTATTGCGAAAGCCAAAAATAAAATCCATGAGGAAGTCCTCTATGGTATCGGTGCGACAAATGTTATCACTCCTGAACGTGACTCTGGCAAAAGAGTTGCCTCAAACATTCTAAAATGTCATATTGAAAGCATCATCTACCTTGAACATGGCATCTCAATGATAAATTTTGCTATCCCCGAATCATGGGTAGGAAAAACCTTAACGGAGTTAGATGTTAGACAAAAGTATGAATTGAATATTATTGGCACTAGACACGAGAAAGAAAGTTCCTTAGATCCAAATGTCAATCCTACTGCTCCGCTTGAACCAAATACTATCCTCGTTGCAATTGCCAATAATCATACTTTTGAAAAATTTGATTATCTTGGCTATTTAAAATAA
- a CDS encoding methionine ABC transporter permease: MSSIIQTYLPNVYQLGWSGDAGWGLAIWNTIYMTIVPFIVGGSIGLFLGLLLVLMGPGGVIENKVVSWILDKVTSIFRAIPFIILIAILASFTYLVMGTILGANAALVPLTFATFPFFARQVQVVFSELDKGVIEAAQASGATFWDIVRVYLSEGLPDLIRVSTVTLISLVGETAMAGAIGAGGLGNVAISYGYNRFNNDVTWVATLLILFLIFSIQFTGDRLTRYFSHK, translated from the coding sequence ATGTCAAGTATCATTCAAACTTATTTACCAAATGTTTATCAACTAGGCTGGTCTGGTGATGCTGGCTGGGGACTAGCAATTTGGAATACCATCTACATGACTATTGTCCCATTCATTGTTGGAGGGAGTATAGGGCTCTTTTTAGGGCTTCTCTTAGTTTTAATGGGTCCAGGTGGTGTGATTGAAAATAAAGTAGTTTCTTGGATTTTGGATAAAGTGACATCTATTTTTCGAGCAATTCCTTTTATTATATTAATTGCTATCTTAGCAAGCTTCACTTATTTGGTAATGGGAACAATTCTTGGTGCTAATGCAGCGCTTGTTCCTTTAACTTTTGCGACATTTCCATTTTTTGCTCGTCAAGTTCAAGTTGTCTTTTCAGAACTTGATAAGGGTGTTATTGAAGCAGCACAGGCTTCAGGAGCAACTTTTTGGGATATTGTTCGTGTTTATCTTAGTGAGGGATTACCAGATTTGATTCGTGTTTCAACGGTGACTTTAATTTCACTGGTCGGTGAAACAGCAATGGCGGGAGCTATTGGTGCTGGTGGTTTGGGAAATGTTGCTATTTCTTATGGATATAATAGATTCAATAATGATGTGACTTGGGTAGCGACGTTACTGATACTATTTCTTATTTTTAGTATACAATTCACTGGTGATCGTTTAACAAGATATTTTAGTCATAAGTAA
- a CDS encoding methionine ABC transporter ATP-binding protein has translation MNKAMVQLNHIAITFQQGKKQIEAVKDVSVTINEGDIYGIVGYSGAGKSTLVRVINLLQVPSAGQIHIDGDLTYKDGKVILSSKGLREKRREIGMIFQHFNLMAQKTAKENVAFALRHSSLSKIEVEEKVTHLLEMVGLSDRADNYPSQLSGGQKQRVAIARALANDPKILISDEATSALDPKTTKQILALLQDLNRRLGLTIVMITHEMQIVKDICNRVAVMQNGSLIEEGSVLDIFSNPKQALTQEFIRTATGIDEALGKINQQEIVKQLPKDALLAQLKYAGTSTDEPILNQIYRDYEVTANILYGNIEILDQTPVGEMILVLEGDAKNLGLAEEALAKAGVDLTILKRGK, from the coding sequence ATGAATAAAGCAATGGTGCAGTTGAATCATATCGCTATTACTTTCCAACAGGGTAAGAAGCAAATTGAGGCTGTCAAGGATGTATCAGTAACTATTAACGAGGGAGATATTTACGGAATTGTTGGTTACTCTGGTGCAGGGAAGTCAACTTTAGTTCGTGTTATTAATTTATTACAAGTTCCTTCAGCTGGTCAAATTCATATTGATGGGGACTTAACTTATAAAGACGGCAAAGTTATCTTATCCAGTAAGGGGTTGCGGGAGAAGCGTCGTGAAATAGGAATGATTTTTCAGCATTTTAATTTGATGGCTCAAAAAACGGCTAAAGAAAATGTTGCCTTTGCGTTACGTCATTCTAGCTTGAGTAAAATAGAAGTGGAAGAGAAAGTTACTCATTTGTTGGAAATGGTAGGGTTGAGTGATCGTGCTGATAATTACCCTTCACAATTATCTGGTGGACAAAAACAACGGGTAGCCATTGCCCGTGCATTAGCAAATGATCCTAAAATTTTGATATCTGATGAGGCAACTTCGGCATTAGACCCTAAAACGACAAAACAAATATTAGCCCTCTTACAAGACTTAAATAGGAGATTGGGTCTCACTATTGTTATGATTACTCATGAGATGCAAATTGTTAAAGATATCTGTAATCGTGTTGCAGTCATGCAAAATGGTTCTTTGATTGAAGAGGGGTCGGTTTTAGACATTTTTTCAAATCCCAAACAAGCCCTAACGCAAGAGTTTATCCGGACAGCAACTGGTATTGATGAAGCTTTAGGGAAAATCAACCAGCAAGAAATTGTTAAGCAATTGCCCAAGGATGCATTATTGGCACAACTTAAATATGCTGGTACGTCAACAGATGAACCAATATTGAACCAAATTTATAGAGATTATGAAGTAACTGCTAATATCTTATATGGGAATATTGAAATTTTAGATCAGACTCCTGTTGGTGAAATGATTTTGGTTTTAGAAGGCGATGCTAAAAACCTTGGATTAGCAGAAGAAGCACTAGCAAAAGCTGGTGTTGACTTAACGATATTAAAGAGAGGAAAATAA